AATATTTAGTCCAGTTTTTAGAGCCTTGATGACGCTAGCAGCAGCCTCATCGGGCAGATGCGGATACAGCGGCAGCGACACAATCCGTGGTGCTATATCCGCGGTAATCGGCACGTTGGCGGAATATCCTTCGAAGGCCTGGAAAAGATGAATGGGGTGGTAGTGAATGCTGGTCTGGATGCCATCGGCTTCCATCGATTTCATAACACTGTCACGGCCCGGTCCATCTTTTGGAAGCAGGACCGGGAACACATGATAGGCGCTTTTCCCCGGATGATCACCGAACGGAGACGTCACATCGGGCACATGTTCTTGTAGCAACTTCCGATAACGGGCAATCACTTTTTTCCGCAGAATATTTTTTTCCGGCAGCGCCTTTAGCTGCACAATGCCCAGCGATGACCTGATTTCGTCGATCCGGAAATTGAAGCCCAGCTCTGTTACGTCGTAGCCGAAGACATGGCTTTTAAACCGATCATAACTGCTTTTGGTCATGCCGTGCGACCGCATCACACGCATACGGTCGGCCACCTCGGGGTGCGGCGTTACAATCATGCCGCCTTCGCCGGTGGTCATGTTCTTGTTGCTGAAAAAGCTGAAGCACCCGGCATCACCAATCGTACCAAGTTTGCGGCCGTACCATTCCGATACCAGCGCATGGGCGGCATCTTCGATGACCTTCAATCCATGGCGTTCTGCAATTTCCATGACCCGGTCCATGTTGCAGGCGTAGCCTCCATAATGGACAACAATAATGGCCCTGGTTCTGGGCGTGATCTTGCGTTCAATATCGTCGGGGTCGATCGTCCAATCAGATGTCGAACAGATATCCGCGAAAACCGGCGTCGCCCCGGCATACCGAATGGCATTGGCCGTGGCGACAAAGGTAAGGGATGGACAAATAACTTCGTCATCGGGACCAATGCCCAGTGCGACAACCGCCAAATGCAGCGCGGCGGTACAGTTTGTCACTGCGATAGCGGAGGTAGCTTCTATATCGAGGGCACCGGCGAAATCCTTTTCGAACTGTTCCGTCCTGGGACCGGCGGTCAGCCAGTTGCTGTCCAGCACCTCCATAACCGCCTGCTTTTCTTCATCGCCAAGACGAAGATCAAAATAGGGGACCTGCCAAGTCATGCGGAAAGATTCTTTCTTTTCCAGCCGTCCGGTGTATTCAGATTGGAGACTGACGTTTCACCGTCCACATATTTTTCAGCCACCACACTTCGGGTGCCGACCATCACGTCATCGTCAAAGGTTTCCAGCGGTAGATAACACTGCGCACAGGGTCCAAGCTTTTCGCAGCCCTGATGCGTCGTATGCCAGGTCCGAACCTGGGTCATTTTCGGGCCATGCCAGATTTCGTGAATGGTCTGCGTGTTGGCATCGCCAACGATGAAATCTCCAATTTCATCGTTAGAACACATCATGCAAAGGCCATCTGCACCGATCACAAGGCGTTGATAAATTTGCGGGCAGGAAAAATCCGGGATCTTCGGAAGGTCCCGGGTGTCCTGATGGAAATCAATCAACGGGTTTGAACTGACCATATCGGATATGGGGGCGAAAATATTATAGAACGCTTCTGGATCGCCTTCTATGGCAGGCAATATACTTTGAACCTTAATGACGGGTTTGACCGAACCGGCATCATCCTTGATTTTCTGGAAGGCGGTTAACTTCGCCACCATGTCATCGAACTTCGATGGGCGGCGAATATTCTCATATGTTTCATGCGTGCCGTCGATGGAAAACGTCAACCAGTCGATACCCGCATCCATCATCTCCTTGAACATCGCTTCATCGAGACGCAAGCCGTTGGTCAGGGACGAGACTTCCTTGATGCCGCGTTCCTTGGCATAGCGGGCACACTCAACGACCTGGGGATGCAGGAAGGCCTCCCCTCTGAAGCTTAGGCGAATTGAATAAACACCGCCTTCGACACACTCGTCGATCAGTCGGGTGAACAGATCAAAGTCCATGATTTTGGCGTTGACCTTTTTCTTGAATTCATCAGAAATCGTGTAACACATGGGGCATCGCAGATTGCAGATGGAAGCCAATTCAAGATCCACGTGCAGCGGGTAGTCGGCAATTTTTTGCTGTTTTGCAAAGTCTTCCCACTGGCGACGGTTTTCCTTGTAGGCATCTTCACAGCCGCTGCCTCGTTTGGCTTCGAATGCGGCCTCGCGCTCAGCGGTTTCCAGAGTGAACTGGCCTTTATTTATTGGAGTGGTGCTCATGGTGATGCGAAAGCTCCCGTCTGTGAATCGTCTGTATAAGTTTCAATTGTATGCCGCATAACTGAGAAAAAATCCTGATCGGGCATTGCGATCATTTCGTCCAGACCGTCGAAATTGTATGTCGCCCGCCCGGCTTCTATATCTTCGATCTTTTGGATGACGTCATCGGCGGTTTCAACGATGATTTCCGGAAAGTTCCGGAAATAGTATTTTTTGAATTTTGGATCCGCGTCGAACACGAATGACTTAACGCCAAAGCAAACCGCTTCTGCCGACACCGTTGTTCCGGCGCCAAGGGCATAGGAAATTTTCAGCAGCAGGTCGTAGGCGACGACATCTTCGTAGATGACGACGTTTGCCGGTGCCTGCTCCACCTGGCGTTCGAAGCGTTGTTGTTCGACATCCCCCCGTCCGGCTTTCATTTTTACGTAAACAGTCCTGTCGGAAAAATGTTCGGCGACGCGAAACGTTTCCGCCATCAGGAAATCCGAATTCCGATGCACGATCGGGAAATAGGCAATGTCATCGGGGCGGGTTTGGTGACGCCGGGCAAAGTATTCCGGGGTCATGCGAAAACATCCCGTGGCAACAACTTTCATGTGGGATGGCCACATATCCCGGTAAAATTTTTCATACAAATGCCAGCCCATCACCAGGTAGATGTCGAAATCAACTTCGTTCCATTCCGAAATATAGGTGTTGGTTGGAATCCCATGCATCATCCCAATCGACGTTCCACCGACTTTGCGGAGTTCCTGATTGCGGATGATGTGATCGATCGAATAGTCATCGCGACCGAAAAAAAAGCGCGGTTGGTGGCGTTGGAAAAATGCGGCGAACATCGCCCGCTTGCCGACCAGGGTGCAGTACCGACCGAACAGCCCCGGCTCCACCGATGAAGTCGTTTTCCAGAGCCGCCACATGTCACCAACCAACGCCGCCGACAGTTTCGCAAACCTAGCAACGTCAGTCCTTGCGTCGCCCAACACACAGCCGGAGTATTCCTGGAAATTCCGTTTGAAATTTTGCCGCGTCGCCTCAGTTCGATAGACCAACAAGGCTTCGGATGGGTCGTCGGTGAGGTTTTTCAGCAACTCGCGTTCAAACCGCAGGCTGATGATATCAACGGCGAGGTGATATTTTTGCAGGAGGGCCGGAGTTGGTCGGGTCCTCAGGGCCAACCAGCCCAGGGCCGCAACCAGAATACCCAGTCCGTTCAGGATGTTGTACAGCGGCCGAAGCAGCCGCCCGCCGTTCCCCTTGAAGGGCGGCTCGCGATCGAAATATAGCTGATATACTCGCCCCATCAGCGGCGGCGCGCCGACCAGTTTCCAGGTGTCGGGCTGCCGGTTTTCCTCGACCCACTTAATCAGTACCAGCACCGAGATGACGTCGGTTGTGTAATCGGTCAGGCACTTGCGCATAGCGTAACCGTATTCGGCAACGGCCGATGCCGCGTCCGGCTGAGGATAAATTTCGGCTAACCGGTCGGCGACGGTTTGAAATATGTCGTTAAAACGCCCGTCACCCGGCAGGCCTTCGATCCAAGACAGATCGGCGGAAATGGCCTTGACGTCGCGGACCAGGCCAAGCCGAAACGCCAGCGCTGCGACCGCCCGTAACGGCCCCCGCAGGAAGCGGGTGTGCGGCAACACCCCGACAATATGGACTTCGTACCGCATCAACCCGAAGACCAGCAGCGGGATGAGCGTCGTTTCCGACAGCACCAGAAATGTTTTCAACGGGGTTGTCTCCGGCCTTCGTTTGTGTGCAAATTTGTAGCGAACTTTGACAATGATGGAACTGTTATGGATTACAAAATGAAAGTCCTGGCGATCGGCGCACACGCCGATGATGTCGAACTCGGGTGTGGCGGTAGCCTGCTAAAATGGGCGCGGGAAGGCCATGAAATTTTCATTTATGTGGTAACCGAGTCAGGATATGCGAAACACGATGGAACGGTTATCCGTGCCACCGAAACCGCCCTGACGGAGGCCCGGATTTCCGCCGAACGCATCGGCGCCAATCTCGTCCAGGGCGATTTCAAGACCTTCGGACTCGAACCTGGTAATGCCCTCAACTCGGCGATCCTCGCCGTTATCGAAGACATCCACCCCGACCTGGTGGTCACCCACTGGGATGGCGATTCCCATACCGACCATCGCGCCATCGGTGTCTCCAGCCTGCACGCCTGCCGCCATGTTCCCAGCATTTTGATGTATGCCAGCAATCTTTATCATGGGACGACGGCGTTCGACGGGCGCATTTGTGTAGATATCGGCGATACCCTTGAAGACAAACTGGATCTGCTGGCAATTTTCGAATCCGAATTCAAACGGACCGACGGGAAGTGGCGCGATCAGGTGCACCATCAAGCTGCCCTCGCCGGGCTGTCGTGGAACGTCTCGCACGCCGAAACCTTCCAGGTCGTGCGTCACCTGCTTTAGTCCGGCTTATCGAAAAATTTCGGGAAATCCTCGTTCGCCTTCTTTAGGCTTTTCGGCTCGCCGATATCGAGCCAGTATTCATGGACGGGGAATCCGCCGACCCGGGCATTGGCGGCCAGCAGTTTATCGACCACATCCGTCATGTTCATGAACCGGTCTTTTGGAATGTGATCCAACACCGACGGATGCACCGCGTAAAGGCCGGTGTTGATGAATTCCGTGCGCACGGGCTTTTCCTCAATCCTAACGATCCGGGTTCCCTCCAGCTCGGCGACGCCGTACTGGCTCTGGTCGCGTTGTTCTTTCAGCGCCACGGTGACGGCGTTGTCCTCGAAGGCGTGGAAATGCAAAAGTTCCTTCATGGCAACACCGGTCAGCAGGTCGCCGTTGATAACCAGAAAACTTTCGTCAGGGCGTTCGGGGATCAGCGACAGGGCGCCCGCCGTGCCGAGCGGTTCGCCTTCTTCGATAAAGGAAACGGCGCCATCGAATCGCGGCTCCCTGGCGATCGCCTCGCGGATCGCCTCGCCCTTATAGTTCAGCGTGATATGGATGGTCGAGAATTCGGCCTCGAGAAGCCGGTCCATCAGAATAAACAGGATCGGTTTGTCGCCGACGGGGATCAGCGGCTTCGGGGTCGAATCGGTCAGCGGTCGCAGCCGGGTGCCCAGCCCCCCAGCCATGATCACCGCTATTCCGCCCCGTCGCCGCCCGGGCGCCTGGTTCAACAGTTTGTCGATAAGATGAACGCCGACGATGCGGTCGTCTTCATCCAGAACCGGGATCTCATAACACTGGTGATGCTCCATCAGGCGCAGCACGTCGCTCGCCGCCATTGATGCCCGCACCGTCACCGGGTCGGTGACCATGATGTCTTCCACCGGGGCCTGAAAATCGACCTTTTTCAACAAAGCATATCGGATGTCGGCATCGGTCAGGATGCCGAGAAGCCGGCGCCGGTCATCGGCGACCAGAACGATGCGTTTATGGGCTTCGGCCAGAACCTCGACCGCCTTGATGATCGGGACACCGGGCGCGACGATGATGTCGTCGGCCGATTCGGGATAGAGATCGGGATGTGTCATGGCGCTAATACATCATACCTTGTAGAAAGCTTTCAACCAGTCCCACCACCATGTGCGGCTGGTCAGGGCGTACTGGTCGCAAAAATCCTGGCGGGCTTGCCGGGTAAACGGATCAAGCCACCATTTTGTCACGTCACCCCATACTTCGTTGACGTGTTCGGCTGCCGGTTCCGGGCCATCAAAGAGTATCTTGGCCGATCGCAGGGCCCCGAATATGGGTTCCGCTTGCCGACACAAGGGCCAGGCGTCATCAAGCCAGAAGCCAATCGTCGGAACGTTCGCCGCCATGGCTATATGGAGCGTCGTCATGGGGTGATCGAGAACCAACAGCCGACACCCGAGCATCGCCTCATGCAGGTCCCCTCTCTGAATATTAAGGTCGCCGACATTCCCGCGCATGAACGGTTCGTCATCGAGTGCGGAATCGGCTCTGGAATAGGGCCGGTACATAAGGGCGGCACGGGCACTTGACTGCAACGCCTGGACAAAAGCGACTTTATCGCGGCGGTATTCAAGCCATTCTTCCGGTTCGGGCGACGAAAAAATCGCCGGTGTGCCGGGGGTCATTCTGGTGCCGACAAGGATCAACGAGTCGTCGCGGGATGAATGCCTGTCGCGCAACTTGCTGAGAAATGGCGACGGCAGGGGCAAGGCATTGCAGCCGTGGTCTTCCTGCCGTTTCCATCCCCAGGTAATGAAAGCGTGGTGCGGATATTCGGCATGTGGCGCGGTGGCGATAATTCGTAACGTTCCGTAGGCGCCACCATGCTGGCTCATAATAATTTTTTGGCCCCTTTCGGCGGCCATCGCGACATGGAATCTTTCCTTTGTATTGACCGCATCGGGGGCGCCTATTTGCAGGCGGCCTTTTTTGAACTTTTGCTTTGCTGCTTCTTTTTCGAATTTCTCAAAATCCTGGCGCAACGGCCGGGGCATCGCAACATCAAGCAGCCAGTTCAGGATCGCAAGGTAGCCTGCCGGGAAATAGGTTTCGGGATCGCTGTCTCGTGGCAGGATCGACTTGTCCGGCGATTCCCGACACGGCAGGGCTTTCAAAAAAGCCGAAAACAACAGTTTTTCGAAGCCAACGCCGATGACGTTCGTAAAGGGCAGCCTGTCGAGATGGGAACGCAGTATTCGGCGAACAGGAACCATCCCTGACGACGTAATAACACGAGCCGCGTTCTTCCTTGGGAGCGGCACGGAAAGCGGGGCGTTTATGGCTTTCCAGGCTTGCGGTCGCATTTCCTGAAACACCTGCGAAAAAAACCAGGCCGAAAACTCAAGTCCACTGAACCCGCGATAAAAGAAGTCCTCATAATCAACGAAATCCCATTCAACGACCTTTTCATAGGCGGGAAAACTGAGCGCTTCATTGCCGTACCGTGAGATGAATTTCCGGGCATGGATAAATGTCCGCCAGGATTGATGAACAACGGTAATCACCCAGGGTGTTAAAATGATCCGCCAGAAGAGAGGGCCATACTGTCGGCCGTGTCTTTCGTTCAGAATTCGGGCCAGGCGCAAAATTTGATGTTCGATCAGCAGGTGGCAGCGGTCCGATGCGATAAGCTTTTCCGAGCCGTCAAACGTCGGCACGAAGGGCAAATTTTCCCAGCCGCCGTAGACGTCTTCCGCGCCGAGAAAATTCCACGGCCCCAACGGCAGGTCGTGCTCCGGATCAAAATCATTGGTAATTCTGTCGAGAACAATACGTCGCATGGGCGCTGTTGCCGTGATGTCCGACACCCTTAGTTGGCCTGTGTTGTCTTGAAGCGAAGGTTCTGATGGATGTCCCTAATCGCGTTTCGAACGGAATCGTATGCGTCGCCGGTCAGCCACGCCTTGGCACAGATATCGCGAAAGCCGTTAATTTCCCGGACTTCTTTTCCCGGCTCCCTCAGCACGTCAAACGAAGTCACGTCGGGTCGCGCCCGCTGGGTCTTCAGGCCCTCAATATCCGTTACGACGCCCGGCCGTTCCGCATAAAACATCGTGTATGCCACAACCTCCCGGGAGCCTTCCTCGGGCAGCTTATGCCGCCAGTCCGGGTCACCCTGAAGATAGGCCAGCCAGGCCTTGAACCCGTCACCGTTGACTGTCGAGTGGGGGCTTAATTCTAGGAGTGTCAGCTCCGTACCATTGACGATGACGTCAATGGTAAATAAGCCATTTTGAAGTCCCAGCGCCCGTGCCGCTTGTGCCGCCTGTGCATGCAGCGCGTGTTCCGTCGCGGCGGCAAGCGGGGCCGGTGATATGCCAAAAAAATTCTGACAGCGGCCATTCGGATGGATGTGCCGTTCGATGATTGTCAGGGGGTAGTAGCCGCCATCGACCATTAACCCATCGACATTGACAAGGTCGCCCTCGGCAATTTTCTGAATGACCGCCTCTTCGGCATGCTCAAAAACACCATCGAGCGCCTTGCGAATGGAATAGCGATCAGGAACCGAAAGCATACTGACACCACGGCTGTAATCCATGTTTGATGGCTTGATGACGATTGCCGCATCGGGATTTTCCAAAAACGTTGGATCGCCCTCGGGCGTCAGGCCTTCACGCGTTCCGCACCAGATCATCTCGGGAACACGAATTCCGGTTTTTTCCCAGATTTCCGCCGCCGTAACTTTATCGCTGGCCTTGCCGTAGGCCATGGACGGCCCTTGGACAAGACCCAGTTTATCGACGATTTCGCCGATCGCCGGATAAGCATGGTCGGCCCCCGCATAGGCGCCCAGAAGATCATAATCCTCCGCAAGCTTGCCGGCCAAGTCCATCAGGGAATCGGCGTCCGTGGCGCTTATGCCTTCGAACCGGTCGGCATCTTTGCGCGCCGGGGCGTCCGGTGAAATATCCGTCAATACGGACACGATCCCCTGTTCGCTAATGGCGCGGATACTGGCGCTTTGTGCGCCAGATCCCCCGATATACAAAAATGCCGGACGCTTCATCTTCCCGTCAGGCCCTAACGTTTGCAGAACCACAGGGGTCGCTGGGCATGGCCGGTGGCCAACCTGCCGATGCATTCCTCGCCGATAAAGTAGGCGACAAGGCCACTATCGGCATCACGCCGACACCAGATCGATGGCGCCTGATCGAGCTCCTGCGGACCGAAGGTCGCGAATTTCAGTGTCTCCGGCTCGACGACGATTCCGGTGGCCTCGATGGTCCATCCTGCATCTTCAAGCAACTGTCGAATAAACGGCACGGTCTCGCGGCCATCAAAAAGCACCGGAAGGTCGGGCCGGCCCCCTAACAGGTTTCCTGTTTGGAAAAACAGGTGGCTCGTTTTGTCACCTAGAATGTGTAGCGTCTCCAGCGCATACGCGCGCCAGCCGCCCATTTTCTTGACGGTATCGACATCGAACACTTCCCCGGCATGGTGCAGGACACTTAAATGTATCGATAAGTCCGCAACCGATAATTGTTCCGGTAATTTATCGACGATTAATTCGCCGCTTCGGCAAATAACCTTGTCATCCAGTCCGGCCAGGTCAGCAAGCGCCTCACAGGCTTCGGAATAAATTCCAAGCTGTTCGTAGGCGGTCGCCTCGATGCCGTACTCCGCGGCCAGGGAAAGGCTGAAAAACCCCAGATTCGCACCAATATCGATGGCCGAGGAAAGGCCATCGGGAAGCTGCTCGCGCAACCAGGTATAGCGCGGGGAATCGACCGGCAGGGTCGCCTTCCGGAAGTAGGAGCCAATCTGTTCCAGCTCGGGAATTCGCTCAAACAGCAGCGGCGGCAGTTCTTGATAATTGCCGAACCGGCCCTGATCGTTTTCAAGAATATCCTTAAGATGTTCGATGTTTTGTTGTCGTGTCCTAGTCAATTAACTCTTATCTTTCATGCTGATTAGGGCCGCTCACCCAACGACTGGCGGGCGTTATATTCCTTGCGTCACTTAAACGACAGGCGTCCTGGCGACGATGTCCCATGTCGCCAATATGTATCCGGCTTGCGGGAAAACGTGCTGACGTTCGTTGTGTTGCAGGTACTCGATTTCAAAACCTCCAAACAGGTCGCGTAAATGTTTTTCGTCGGAAAAATGAACGGTTCCCGCATTGGCGAACGCATAAGAGCTGTCGTCGTAGCCGGTCCGCGTGAAGCGGTCGTCCAGTTGCTGGCCACCGGTGTATTCCGTGTGCCTGATGGAAAACCAGTCCAAGCCAATGAACACGCCGCCGGGCGCGAGTCGTTCACCGACCAGCTCAAGGCAGCGGCGAATGTCGGCGGTCGGGTTGTGGCTGAGCGAGGCGCGTTCTATGACCGCATCGAACGGCCCGTCGAAGGGGATGTCTGTTGTGAAGTCGCAAACGTCAATGCGGTCCGTCCAATCGGGGAAATTAGCCTTCGCGGTTTCGGCCGCGTTGGCGCTGCCTTCGACCGCCCGGTAGTCTGCATCCAGGGTTTTGAAAAAGGGGATATTGGTGCCCGGCCCGCAGCCCAGTTCGAGAATACGAAAGTCCGGCCTCGCCGGTTTGGCGAAACGGTGGACGTAGGTAATGACGTTGCTCCACGGCCACCGGATGTCATGGCGGCCGGACGCATACAGGTGCTCCCACTCGTCGCGTGAAAAAGCCATTCGGCGCTATCTTTCAATCTGTTTCGAGCTGG
Above is a genomic segment from Rhodospirillaceae bacterium containing:
- a CDS encoding CBS domain-containing protein, giving the protein MTHPDLYPESADDIIVAPGVPIIKAVEVLAEAHKRIVLVADDRRRLLGILTDADIRYALLKKVDFQAPVEDIMVTDPVTVRASMAASDVLRLMEHHQCYEIPVLDEDDRIVGVHLIDKLLNQAPGRRRGGIAVIMAGGLGTRLRPLTDSTPKPLIPVGDKPILFILMDRLLEAEFSTIHITLNYKGEAIREAIAREPRFDGAVSFIEEGEPLGTAGALSLIPERPDESFLVINGDLLTGVAMKELLHFHAFEDNAVTVALKEQRDQSQYGVAELEGTRIVRIEEKPVRTEFINTGLYAVHPSVLDHIPKDRFMNMTDVVDKLLAANARVGGFPVHEYWLDIGEPKSLKKANEDFPKFFDKPD
- a CDS encoding DegT/DnrJ/EryC1/StrS family aminotransferase encodes the protein MTWQVPYFDLRLGDEEKQAVMEVLDSNWLTAGPRTEQFEKDFAGALDIEATSAIAVTNCTAALHLAVVALGIGPDDEVICPSLTFVATANAIRYAGATPVFADICSTSDWTIDPDDIERKITPRTRAIIVVHYGGYACNMDRVMEIAERHGLKVIEDAAHALVSEWYGRKLGTIGDAGCFSFFSNKNMTTGEGGMIVTPHPEVADRMRVMRSHGMTKSSYDRFKSHVFGYDVTELGFNFRIDEIRSSLGIVQLKALPEKNILRKKVIARYRKLLQEHVPDVTSPFGDHPGKSAYHVFPVLLPKDGPGRDSVMKSMEADGIQTSIHYHPIHLFQAFEGYSANVPITADIAPRIVSLPLYPHLPDEAAASVIKALKTGLNIKNRN
- a CDS encoding class I SAM-dependent methyltransferase, whose product is MAFSRDEWEHLYASGRHDIRWPWSNVITYVHRFAKPARPDFRILELGCGPGTNIPFFKTLDADYRAVEGSANAAETAKANFPDWTDRIDVCDFTTDIPFDGPFDAVIERASLSHNPTADIRRCLELVGERLAPGGVFIGLDWFSIRHTEYTGGQQLDDRFTRTGYDDSSYAFANAGTVHFSDEKHLRDLFGGFEIEYLQHNERQHVFPQAGYILATWDIVARTPVV
- a CDS encoding radical SAM protein; translation: MSTTPINKGQFTLETAEREAAFEAKRGSGCEDAYKENRRQWEDFAKQQKIADYPLHVDLELASICNLRCPMCYTISDEFKKKVNAKIMDFDLFTRLIDECVEGGVYSIRLSFRGEAFLHPQVVECARYAKERGIKEVSSLTNGLRLDEAMFKEMMDAGIDWLTFSIDGTHETYENIRRPSKFDDMVAKLTAFQKIKDDAGSVKPVIKVQSILPAIEGDPEAFYNIFAPISDMVSSNPLIDFHQDTRDLPKIPDFSCPQIYQRLVIGADGLCMMCSNDEIGDFIVGDANTQTIHEIWHGPKMTQVRTWHTTHQGCEKLGPCAQCYLPLETFDDDVMVGTRSVVAEKYVDGETSVSNLNTPDGWKRKNLSA